A window of Pelagicoccus enzymogenes genomic DNA:
AGCGAGCAAGAAAGCGGGCGACCGAACGATGCTTGCCAGCGGCCGGTCCGTCGTCACCGCTTCTTCCCTGAGCCGCCGTGGCTCCTTGAAAAAGGAGAACAAGAAGATCGCCACGCAAAGCAGGCCGCCCGACAAAGCGAACGAGCCCGCGAAGCCGAAAGGAGCCGGTAGAAGGTCTCGTCCGGAAGCTCCAATTTCAGGACCCAGAAAGGCCGCGAGCAGGCCACCGGTCATGAATGCGGAAATCGCCGGCCCGTAGTTGGCCGGATCCTGCACGCTCTCCAAGGCAGCAAATCGGAACTGCTGCCCAAAAGCGGTCGCCACCCCCATGCAATAGGACGAGGCCAGAAGAAAGGGGAAGGACGCGTCACGGGCCGCATGAAACCCCAAGCCGCATGCCAGCAAGCCACAGGCGAATCCCACGTAGCCACCCTTCTTGCGCCCTAGCCGCTTCATGACATAGGCGACCGGAACCGTCGCCGAAGCCGTTCCTACTACCACCAGGGCGATCGGGAAAGTAACCAACGACTCGTCCGGCGCTATGTCCGCTGCCAGCAAGCTGCTGACTAGGATCATCATGGGAACCATGCTCATGGCCAAAGACTGGCTGGCCGCCAGAATCCAAACATTGGCCGGCAAGGACTTGAGAGCGCTGAGATTCATCGCCTCCGAAACAATCCAGGGCCCGACGCGACTGCGAGGACGAATCCTCGCAGCCGCC
This region includes:
- a CDS encoding MFS transporter; translation: MNLSALKSLPANVWILAASQSLAMSMVPMMILVSSLLAADIAPDESLVTFPIALVVVGTASATVPVAYVMKRLGRKKGGYVGFACGLLACGLGFHAARDASFPFLLASSYCMGVATAFGQQFRFAALESVQDPANYGPAISAFMTGGLLAAFLGPEIGASGRDLLPAPFGFAGSFALSGGLLCVAIFLFSFFKEPRRLREEAVTTDRPLASIVRSPAFLLAAGAAALSYAVMSFIMTATPITMHEICGFGLADTKRVIQAHILSMFLPSLFSGWLMKRFGPGKLMLAGSLAYGVVLLVGLQGQELAHFWGALILLGVGWNFLFASGTALLPRAYAGNERYKAQAANDFAVFGCQAVVALSAGWFLYRFGWSVLLLSCLPLVLLAGVVSILQIRRS